In Halapricum desulfuricans, a single window of DNA contains:
- a CDS encoding prefoldin subunit beta, translating to MQGNLPPEAQEKLEELQDLQETAQQVATQKQQAETQLSEAESALDALEDIDEDTGMYRQVGELLVESDYDEAYDDLDEKVDNLEVRVETLEKQEERVQEQFEELQQELQQMLGGGGGGGGAGGPSPDVGPGGD from the coding sequence ATGCAGGGTAATCTGCCGCCGGAAGCACAGGAGAAACTCGAGGAACTGCAGGATCTGCAGGAGACGGCCCAGCAGGTCGCCACGCAGAAACAGCAGGCCGAGACCCAGCTCTCGGAGGCCGAGAGCGCGCTCGACGCGCTCGAGGACATCGACGAGGACACGGGCATGTACCGTCAGGTCGGCGAACTGCTCGTCGAGAGCGACTACGACGAGGCCTACGACGACCTCGACGAGAAGGTCGACAACCTCGAAGTACGCGTCGAGACCCTCGAGAAACAGGAAGAGCGCGTCCAGGAACAGTTCGAGGAACTCCAGCAGGAGCTCCAGCAAATGCTCGGCGGCGGCGGCGGTGGCGGCGGTGCCGGCGGCCCGAGCCCCGACGTCGGCCCCGGCGGCGACTGA
- a CDS encoding DUF3194 domain-containing protein: protein MVEDREVVRTAADAAENVIFSRCDRSAVDDLDITVTFEEGVLEVDVYLDVADDRIDDQQLADDAALAARAAVDELFA, encoded by the coding sequence ATGGTCGAAGACCGCGAGGTCGTCCGGACGGCCGCCGATGCGGCCGAGAACGTTATCTTTTCGCGTTGTGACCGCTCGGCAGTCGACGACCTCGACATCACCGTGACCTTCGAGGAAGGCGTGCTCGAAGTCGACGTCTATCTCGACGTCGCGGACGACCGGATCGACGACCAGCAACTCGCCGACGACGCCGCACTGGCCGCGCGAGCCGCCGTCGACGAGCTGTTTGCCTAG